GATTTCATGGGCTTCGTCGCCGGCTGGGCCGTACTGCTCGACTTCACGATCGACATCAGCTTGTTCGCGTGGTTCACCATCGGCTACGTGAGCTCTCCCAAGTTGATCCCATGGCTTGCTTCGCCCGAGCATCACATCTATTATTTCATCTGCGTCCTGGCGGTCGCCGGTTTTTTGACGTACATCAATGTGATCGGGGTCAAGCAGTCGTCGCGCGTCAACGAAGTCGTCGCGGCGGTCGACGTATGCGTCGAGACGTTCATCTTGGCCTGCGGCTTCCTGTTCGCGTGGCACCCGCAGCTGCTCGTGCATACGATGCAACAGCACTGGCCGACCACCAACGATCTGCTGAAGGGCGTGTCGTTCGCCATCGTTTCGTTCGTCGGCCTCGAGAGCATCTCGCAGGCCGCCGAAGAGACGCAGCGCCCGTCGACGGTCATGCCGCGCACGTCGGTCGCGCTCATCTTGACCATTCTGATCTTCGCGCTGGCCTACTCGAATCTGGTGCTCGGCATGCACGGACCGATCGACGCGAACGGTCACGAGACTCCGCTGTTCGCTTTTTTGGGGAACAGCCAGAACAACGACAAGGCGATCGCGCTGCTGGCGGGCATGCTGCCGTACGTCGGCGGAGCGCTCGCGTACATCGTGCCTGCCGTCGGTGCGTTCCTGCTCATGATATCCAGCAATTCCGGGGTGTTCGGCGCATCGCGCATCGCCTATTCGATGGGCAAGTACCAGCTGCTGCCCTCGCTCTTCCAGCAGATCAGCCGCAAGACCAAGACGCCAGTGGTCACGATTCTGATCTTCTCAGGGGTCGCGCTCGTCGAACTGCTCGCGGCGTACAGGCAAGGCGACGATGCGATCAACTTCTTGCTGGATCTGTACGCCTTCGGCGCCGCGCTCTCGTACACGTTGGTCTTCGTCGCGCTCATCACGTTGCGATTCACCGATCCGTGCGCGCCCAGGCGGTTCCGCATGCCGCTCAACTTCCCGGTGACGGTCGGTGGGCGGACGGCGCCGGTCTCGGCGCTCTCGCTCGTCGGCCTGGCCGGCATTTTCGCCATCCTCATCTTCACGCTGCTCACGCATCCGATCGGGCGGATCGCCGGGCCGACCTGGGTGCTGCTCGGGATCGTCTTCTTCGCCATCTATCGGACGCGCACGAAGCGCCCGGTCTTCGGCAGCGTGCCGCGCCATTGGGTGAAGCTGCACGAAGACACCCTCGCCAATGCGGGCGAGCTTGAGATGCTCGACGAGTACCGCGAGTGCATCGCGGCTCGTGGCAAGTGAAGAAGAAGAGGGCGGCCGCAGCCGTCCTCTTCGGGTCGTGGTTCGCGCCCGAGCCTAATGGACCGGAGCGAGCTTGACGCTGGTCATGCCGAGCGCTTGCGCGACATCGTAGAACGCTTGATTCGAGATCTCGTGGTACTGGAGGTCGGCCTTCTTGCCCAGGCTCGGATCCGCGTCGATGTCGTTCATCACCTGGACGTGGATCTTGTGCGAGACGGCCTTGTCGAGCAGCAACTCGATCTGGAAGTACCCTTGGCTGTCGGTACCGGCCTTGATGAGCCCTTCCGCCAGCGCCTTGCCTTCGAGCGGCGCCGGGGCAGGCAGCTTGATGCCGGCCGCGGTTGCGATCTTGAGCGAGTCGTCGACGGCGAAGTCGAACGTCTTGAGCCACAGGGTGACCGCGTCAGCGCCGTACTGTTTGGACAGTTTGGCGACTTCCGCGTCGACCGTCGGTTTGCCGACCATGCTGACGAGCGCGGTGGCGGTGGAGTAGTTGGCTGCGCCGCCGCCCGCTTTGACGAGCGCGGCCGTGACGTCGAGCGCGGGAGGCCCGTTGTATACCGGGCCGCCGAAGCGACCGTGCATCTCGCCGTTCACCGTGGTGTCTTGGCCGGTGTCAGTGCCGGCTGCGAGTGCGGCCGAGCCGGCGCCGAGGATCGCGACCGCTCCGAGCGCCGCGACAAATTTGGAGATGATCATGCCCTTATTGCTCCTTGCAGGGGTGTAGGGTTGTTCAGTTAGCTAACGTTGCGAAGGCTCGTTCGGATGAGCCCTTTGCTGCGCGCGGCGAAGACAGCCCGCGGGTTGGGACCTCTCGTGCGACATTTTCGGGTCGAAGGCCCCAGGGGGGAGCGCGGCCCGCATGGCGAACCGCCGCCTAGTCACTCCTCGTCCCGTGGAGGTTTTATCGTGCGCAGATTCATAACGCCGGCACTTTCGCTTTTTGCGTGTGTCGTGCTCTTCGCTTGCTCGTCGACCGGCAACACAACCCTACCGGCCGCCCCCGCCATTCCGGCGCCGGTGATCGGCCAGTACACCGTCGCGGCCGGCGACCCGGGCGACGGCGGACCTCCTAACGCCGCGGGCTACACTTGGGACATCAGCAGCATTGTGGCGAATCGCATCGGTCCCCCGGGCGGCACGTATACGGAAATCGTCGTTAGCACGGCATTTGAACACCCCGACGGCGTGGCCGATGGCACAGCAGGCGGAAGTCTGACGCCGGCTGGTGGTCCAGATTGCGTCGTCAGCGCGTCAAACGCGGTACTCTGCGGCCAGATATACATCGATACGGATGGCAATCCGGCAACAGGCAACAACGTGACGATTTGCGGCGCCAACGGTTCCTACCCCGGAACCGATTATGTCGTTGATGTGGGTGCAGATGCGCCCCTCAACGGTACCGGCCAAGCGCCAGTTTTTGCGAGCACCGGTGGCGTTTTGGAATCCATGCAAGTCGGATACGCAACCGTAACTGTCAGCCAAGGCGGAAGTGGGGTGAACGTGTTCATCCCGATTTCGCTCATCGGTGGCAGCGCAAACGGTCCCTTCAACGTCGGTGTGGCGTGGGGCACCGCTGGGTTTGCAAACGACTGCGCTGCCAACACGGGATTCATCCCCGACTTCCTGGGAGGAAATGGACCCGCGTCGCGCTCGTTTAGCCACCCATAAGACGCCCGAGCCAGGACACGAGGGTCGCGGTACGCCGCGGCCCTTTCTTTTCGTGACGCCGCCACCGGAGGGCAACTGTGTCAAGGGGGAGCGCCATGCGCGGAAGAAGCTACCTTTAATCGCAATCGTCACTCTGCGTCCCGTGGAGGTTTAATTGTGCGCAGACTCATAACGCCGGTATTTTGGCTTATTGCAAGTGTCGCGCTGTTCGCTTGCTCGTCCACCGGCAACACGACCCTACCCGCCGCCCCCGCGATCCCGGCGCCGGTGGTCGGAAGCAGTTCCACTGTCTCACCCGTTCAGGGCGTAGTGTACCAATGGGACGTCAGCACGTTACAGTCGCAGCGCATAGGACCACCGGGTGCCGCCTACACTGAGCTCGTGGTCAGCGGGG
The window above is part of the Candidatus Eremiobacteraceae bacterium genome. Proteins encoded here:
- a CDS encoding APC family permease; the protein is MAKTGSELRRAVTTWGSYAWGYADVGADIYVALGAVVGIAAGASNIAFGFAGLVYVCIGLAYTELAAAYPIAGGGQFFVTRALGDFMGFVAGWAVLLDFTIDISLFAWFTIGYVSSPKLIPWLASPEHHIYYFICVLAVAGFLTYINVIGVKQSSRVNEVVAAVDVCVETFILACGFLFAWHPQLLVHTMQQHWPTTNDLLKGVSFAIVSFVGLESISQAAEETQRPSTVMPRTSVALILTILIFALAYSNLVLGMHGPIDANGHETPLFAFLGNSQNNDKAIALLAGMLPYVGGALAYIVPAVGAFLLMISSNSGVFGASRIAYSMGKYQLLPSLFQQISRKTKTPVVTILIFSGVALVELLAAYRQGDDAINFLLDLYAFGAALSYTLVFVALITLRFTDPCAPRRFRMPLNFPVTVGGRTAPVSALSLVGLAGIFAILIFTLLTHPIGRIAGPTWVLLGIVFFAIYRTRTKRPVFGSVPRHWVKLHEDTLANAGELEMLDEYRECIAARGK